From Fretibacterium sp. OH1220_COT-178, the proteins below share one genomic window:
- a CDS encoding IclR family transcriptional regulator, giving the protein MAGERSEGIKSLAKALDILECVADGAEGAGVSEVSARLGINKATVSKMLSTMAVRRFVRKDPQTRHYRLGYRLVELGTRLIESIDLRTEAWPHLKALERAVNEVINLAVYHNGEVIYVDKFEGTKSLRLHSRVGGRASFTCTSVGKVLLAFLPESERRYIMEAEVPERRTRHSVSSWEELERQFDGIRERGYALDLEENVEGIVCVGAPIFDYSGAVIGAASVSCPTVRGDMARLLELKDRLLEACTRISADCGYYAGER; this is encoded by the coding sequence TTGGCGGGAGAACGTTCCGAGGGCATCAAGTCCCTGGCCAAGGCGCTGGACATTCTCGAATGCGTGGCGGACGGGGCCGAAGGGGCCGGGGTCAGCGAGGTCTCCGCGCGTCTTGGGATCAACAAGGCCACGGTCTCGAAGATGCTCTCCACGATGGCGGTGCGTCGATTTGTCCGCAAGGATCCTCAGACCCGGCACTATCGCCTGGGGTATCGTCTGGTCGAGCTCGGTACGCGCCTCATAGAGTCCATCGACCTCCGCACCGAGGCCTGGCCGCATCTCAAGGCTCTCGAGCGGGCCGTCAACGAGGTGATCAATCTGGCCGTCTACCACAACGGAGAGGTCATCTACGTCGACAAGTTCGAGGGCACCAAATCCCTGCGTCTGCATTCGCGCGTCGGAGGGCGCGCCAGCTTCACCTGCACCTCCGTGGGCAAGGTGCTGCTGGCCTTTCTGCCGGAGTCCGAACGGCGCTACATCATGGAGGCCGAGGTCCCGGAACGCCGAACCCGCCACAGCGTTTCGTCCTGGGAGGAGCTGGAGAGGCAATTCGATGGCATCCGCGAGCGCGGCTACGCTCTGGACCTCGAGGAGAACGTGGAGGGCATCGTCTGCGTCGGGGCGCCGATCTTCGATTATTCGGGGGCGGTCATCGGGGCCGCCAGCGTCTCGTGTCCCACGGTGCGCGGAGATATGGCTCGATTGCTGGAGCTGAAGGACCGCTTGCTGGAGGCCTGTACGAGGATCTCCGCGGACTGCGGCTATTACGCCGGGGAGCGGTGA
- a CDS encoding pyridoxal-phosphate-dependent aminotransferase family protein produces the protein MIKTPKLVMIPGPTPVVRSIQDQMARETVAFGDAGFVADFKEVVADLKSMWRCDGEAFVIAGSGTLAMEMAVANVTKRGDSVLICSHGFFGDRFIDMCKNKGLDVDTLKAEWGTVYTPEQMDAALSAKKYAAVTVTHVDTSTGVVVPLKAICDMMKKKHPDVMLIVDAVAAAAGAESWMDWGIDVLLTCSQKAFGVAPGLAILWASKQAVEKRRSLGTIPESYADFERWIPIMNDPSKYWGTPPVNMIWALKESVRIIKEEGLDERYARHIRQAGYFVAGMEALGFRTAASKELRAPTLTIFFYPEGSGLEDAAFRAKLAEEGVQSAGCLAGFAGKGFRLGHMGNIDKHILVGAMAAVERACLKCGYKIEPGKGLGALQAGLAKE, from the coding sequence ATGATCAAGACGCCGAAACTTGTTATGATCCCTGGACCCACGCCGGTGGTCCGCTCGATTCAGGACCAGATGGCCCGGGAGACCGTGGCCTTCGGCGACGCCGGGTTCGTCGCGGACTTCAAGGAGGTGGTCGCGGACCTCAAGTCGATGTGGCGCTGCGACGGCGAGGCCTTCGTCATCGCGGGCAGCGGAACGCTGGCCATGGAGATGGCGGTGGCGAACGTCACCAAGCGAGGGGATTCCGTCCTGATCTGCTCCCATGGGTTCTTCGGGGACCGCTTCATCGACATGTGCAAGAACAAGGGGCTCGACGTGGACACCCTGAAGGCGGAGTGGGGCACGGTCTACACGCCCGAGCAGATGGACGCCGCGCTCTCGGCCAAGAAATACGCGGCCGTGACCGTCACCCACGTGGACACCTCCACGGGCGTCGTGGTGCCCCTCAAGGCGATCTGCGACATGATGAAGAAGAAGCACCCCGACGTGATGCTGATCGTCGACGCGGTCGCGGCCGCGGCGGGGGCGGAGTCCTGGATGGACTGGGGCATCGACGTCCTGCTGACGTGCAGCCAGAAGGCGTTTGGCGTCGCCCCGGGCCTGGCGATCCTCTGGGCCAGCAAGCAGGCCGTCGAGAAGCGCCGTTCCCTGGGGACCATCCCCGAGTCCTACGCCGATTTCGAGCGCTGGATCCCCATCATGAACGATCCCTCCAAGTATTGGGGCACTCCGCCCGTCAACATGATCTGGGCCCTCAAGGAGAGCGTCCGGATCATCAAGGAGGAGGGGCTGGACGAGCGCTATGCGCGCCACATCCGTCAGGCCGGCTATTTCGTGGCGGGGATGGAGGCCCTGGGGTTCCGGACCGCGGCGTCCAAGGAGCTGCGCGCGCCGACCTTGACCATCTTCTTCTATCCCGAGGGGTCGGGGCTGGAGGATGCGGCCTTCCGCGCGAAGCTGGCGGAGGAGGGCGTCCAGTCCGCTGGGTGCCTGGCCGGGTTCGCCGGCAAGGGCTTCCGGCTCGGGCACATGGGCAACATCGACAAGCACATCCTGGTCGGTGCGATGGCCGCCGTCGAGCGGGCCTGCCTCAAGTGCGGCTACAAGATCGAGCCCGGCAAGGGGTTGGGCGCTCTCCAGGCCGGCCTTGCGAAGGAATGA